GGAACAAAGATATGGGTGGTGAAGGCCCAGGTGCATGCGGGAGGACGCGGGAAGGCCGGCGGAGTAAAAGTCGCTAAAACCCTTGAGGAAGTTAAAGAAAAGGCCAAGGCAATCCTTGGTATGAACTTAGTATCTCGCCAAACCGGTCCTCAGGGAAAAATCGTTCATAAAGTTTTGATCGCGAATGATGTTTATTATCCCGGCGAAAGTAAGCCTCAGGAATTTTATATGAGTGTTCTGCTTGATCGTAAAAAAGGACATAACACAATCGTTTATTCGCAGGAAGGTGGCATGGATATTGAGGAAGTAGCGGAGAAAACGCCGGAAAAAATATTTAAAGAAGAAATTGATCCTAAAGTGGGTTTACAGGGTTTTCAGTGTCGTAAGATCGCATTCAATTTAGGACTGGATGGCCAGGCATTCAAAGAAATGACAAAGTTTATTGCGAGTCTTTATAAAGCCTATGAGCAAACAGATTCCAGCATGTTTGAAATTAATCCTGTATTAAAAACCTCTGATAATAAAATTATAGCCGTGGATGCAAAAGTAAGCCTTGATAATAACGGGTTGTTTCGTCACCCGGATTATGTTGAAATGCGCGATGTACTTGAAGAAGATGCGACAGAAGTAGAAGCCGGAAAATTCGGTCTGAACTATGTAAAGCTGGATGGAAATGTAG
The DNA window shown above is from Bacteroidota bacterium and carries:
- the sucC gene encoding ADP-forming succinate--CoA ligase subunit beta gives rise to the protein MNIHEYQGKQILKKFGIATGEGIIAETPESAVEAAKKLQEQTGTKIWVVKAQVHAGGRGKAGGVKVAKTLEEVKEKAKAILGMNLVSRQTGPQGKIVHKVLIANDVYYPGESKPQEFYMSVLLDRKKGHNTIVYSQEGGMDIEEVAEKTPEKIFKEEIDPKVGLQGFQCRKIAFNLGLDGQAFKEMTKFIASLYKAYEQTDSSMFEINPVLKTSDNKIIAVDAKVSLDNNGLFRHPDYVEMRDVLEEDATEVEAGKFGLNYVKLDGNVGCMVNGAGLAMATMDIIKLSGGDPANFLDVGGTANAERVENAFRIILKDPNVKAILVNIFGGIVRCDRVAQGIVDAYKNIGNIKVPIIVRLQGTNAIEAKKLIADSGLKVFSAVELQEAADLVKKVLS